GTGACCCTCCAGGAGCGTGAGCTGGTGAAGGTGACCGGCACGTCCGACGCAGTGGGCCACCCGCTGCTGTACGGCACGACCGAGCGCTTCCTGCTGGAGTTCGGTCTGGGCAGCCTGGCCGACCTGCCCCCCTTGCAGGGTGAGGACTTCGCCCATCTGCTGCGTGGGTAGGGCGGCCGTTGCTCCCGGTGGGGGGGCGCGCAGGTGCCTTGCCCTTCTGGAGCGGATGACAGAAGATGACAGGTGGCCTCGAGGATCTGCGCGATTGATCCCGGGGGCTCCTCTCGAATGACGAACACCACGGCCAGCCTCGAAACTTTCGATTTTCTGGAACTCCTGTACCTGCTGACGGATCAGGGTCGCAGTGGCGTCCTGACGGTCTTCCGGCCGGACGGTCAGTTTCAGGCGTGGATCGAGGGCGGCCGCGTCCGTCACCTGGAGTTCGGACGCGACCGGGGTACCAAGGCGCTCGTCACGCTGATGGCCGACCCGCGCGGGCGCTTCCAGTTCGATGAGGGCCTCACGCACTCCGATCCACGGATGGATTCCCCCCTGGACGAGGTGACCCTGGAGGTGCTGGACGCCCTGCCGCCGCCACCGCTGGGCTTCGACGGCCCGGCCCGCTTCACGTCCAGGGAGCGCCTAGGCCGACTCCGCTGGACCCTGCGGGAACAGGCCACCTTGCAGATGGTGGACGCCCAACGGCCGGTGGCGGAGATCGGCGTGGATCCGGAGGCCCGGCGCCTGCTGGAAAAACTGCACCGGATCGGTCTGCTCACCAGCCGCAAGTCCCGCGTGGCCCGCCTGACTGTGACGGTCACGCGCGAGGTGCAGGGGGTGGCCCTGGTCGATGAACTGATCTTCAAACGCTGGAAGGAAGATACGGTGCGTCACCCCCAGAGCATTGCCGTGCGTACCGATGACGGTGAGGTGTACACCTTGCCGGTGCGGAGCGGCAGCAACCTCGCCGCGCTGCTGATGCTCCCCCCGGAACTGCTGATGCGTACGGGTCTGCGGGCGGGCGACAGTGTCCTCGTGCGTCCCATCTGAAGCCGCGCGGAGCAGCGTCGCTCCCAGCGCAGGAGACGCCGCTACACTGGCACGGTATGTCCGGCCTGCACACTGCCACCTCCCTCGTCCGAGCCGTCCTGGCCCGCGAGACCACGCCGAGCGATCTGCTCACCGAGACCCTGGCCCGAGCCGAGGCGGCCGCCGCCCTGAACGCGCTCGTGAGCCTCAATCCGCACGCCGGGGCGCAGGCTGAGGCGGTCGAAGCCCGCGTGGCCGCTGGCGAGCCCCTGCCATTGGCGGGCCTGCCGGTCATCGTGAAGGACAACATCAACGTGACCGGCACCCGCACCACCTGCGGCAGCCGCATCCTCGACCGATACGTCAGCCCGTACACGGCCACCGCCGCGCAGCGCCTGCTGGACGCCGGGGCGGTGATTGTCGGCAAGGCCAACATGGACGAATTCGCCATGGGATCCAGCACCGAGAGCAGCGCCAGCGGCCCCACCCTGAACCCCTGGGACACGGATCGCGTGCCCGGCGGCAGCAGTGGCGGGAGCGCGGCCGTGGTGGCTGCCGGGATCAGTTCCGTCGCGCTGGGCAGCGACACGGGTGGCAGCGTCCGGCAACCGGCGGCCCTGTGCGGCGTGTACGGCCTGAAACCCACCTACGGCCGCGTCAGCCGCTATGGGCTGGTGGCCTATGCGAGCAGCCTCGACCAGATCGGGCCGCTCGCGCACCACGCCGAAGACCTTGCCCTGCTGATGAACGTCATCGCCGGACACGACCCCCGCGACGCGACCAGCCTGGATGCTCCCCCTAAGTTCCGGGCGGGCACCCCGGATGACCTGCGCGGCCTGCGCGTGGGGGTGATCCGCGAGAGCTTGGACGGCAACACCCAGGGCGTGACCTCGACATTGACCTCCACCTTGGACGCCCTGCGCTCTGCGGGCGCGACCGTGCAGGAGATCAGCATTCCGGAACTGAAGTACGCCATCGCCGCGTATTACCTGATCGCCATGCCGGAAGCCAGCTCGAACCTCGCGCGCTTCGACGGCATGGTCTACGGCCACCGCGAACCCGGCGCGGACGTCACAGCCAGCATGACCCTCACGCGCGAACGCGGATTCGGACGGGAAGTGCAGCGCCGCATCATGATCGGCACGTACGCCCTGAGCAGCGGCTACTACGACGCGTACTATTCCCGCGCCATGAAGATCCGCCGCCGCCTCGCGGATTCCTTCGCCGCCGCCTTCCAGAGTGTGGACGTCCTCATCACGCCGACCAGTCCATTCCCGGCCTTCCGGCGGGGCGAGAAGTCCAGCGATCCCCTGGCCATGTACGCCGCCGACGTGGACACCGTGGCTGTGAACCTCGCCGGCCTGCCCGCCCTGAGCGTCCCCATGGGCTTCGAGACCGTGAACGGGACGGAATTGCCCATCGGGATTCAGTTCATCGCCCCCGCCCTGCACGACGAACTGCTCGTGCGAATCTCGGGCGGACTGGAGGGACTGGGAGTCGTTCAGGCCAGAGTCGCTCCCGCCTTCGCCTGAAAGGACGGAATCTCCTGGTCGGCCTGAATTCACTCTTCAGCTCCCAGATCTGCTCCGTCAGTCCGGCAGCGCCGCGCAGATCTGGTTGCGTCCGCTGTGCTTGGCGCGGTAGAGCTGCTCGTCGGCCACAGAGATCAGCTTCTCGTGGTTCGCGACCAGCGGTTCGCAGGCGACCCCGATCGACAGCGTGACCACTAGCCGGGGGTGGATCTGAGTCCAGTCGTACGACCGCACGAGATCCTGCACGCGCTCGCATACGCTGATGCCCTGGGCGAGCGGCGTGTTTGGGAACACGAACAGGAATTCCTCGCCCCCATACCGGCCCACCGAGTCCATGGATCGGACGGCGGCCTGGAACAGCTGCGCCACCGTCCGCAGCACCTGATCGCCCACCAAGTGAGAGAACTGATCGTTGATCTGCTTGAAATGATCGATGTCCGCCATGGCCACACTCAGGGCCCGGCGGGTGACGCGGGCCTGCGTGTACTCGTCCTGCAACAGGTTCTCGATGTGCCGGCGGTTGTACAGGCCGGTCAGGCCGTCCTCCGAGAGCTGGCGTTCCAGCAGCCGCGACTGCTCCTCGAGCATGTTCACGAGGCTGCTCTTCTCGGTGTTCGACCGCTCCAGCGCCTCGTTTGCGCTGGCGAGTTCGATGGTTCGCAGGCGGTAGATCTCCGCCTCCGATTTCGCGCGTTCCACTTCCAGCTGCGACATCATCGAGCGGGTCTTCATGGCCGCCACCTGATCGTGGATCTCGCGTTCGATCTCGTGGTGTTGGCGGTAGAAGTGGAAGGCGTCCGCGTGCTGTCCCTCGTGGGCAGCGATTTCCGAGAGCTGCTGGTAGATCAGCATTTCCAGGTCGCGCATCCCCCGTCCCTGGGCGGCTGACAGGCCATCCAGGTAATAGGCGCGGGCCTCGGCGTACTCGCCGAGCGTCTGGTGCAGGCGCCCGAGTTCGAAGCGGTTCCAGGGTTCGTTGGTCGGAAGGTCCGCCTCGACGGAC
The Deinococcus sp. KSM4-11 DNA segment above includes these coding regions:
- a CDS encoding DUF4388 domain-containing protein, translated to MTNTTASLETFDFLELLYLLTDQGRSGVLTVFRPDGQFQAWIEGGRVRHLEFGRDRGTKALVTLMADPRGRFQFDEGLTHSDPRMDSPLDEVTLEVLDALPPPPLGFDGPARFTSRERLGRLRWTLREQATLQMVDAQRPVAEIGVDPEARRLLEKLHRIGLLTSRKSRVARLTVTVTREVQGVALVDELIFKRWKEDTVRHPQSIAVRTDDGEVYTLPVRSGSNLAALLMLPPELLMRTGLRAGDSVLVRPI
- the gatA gene encoding Asp-tRNA(Asn)/Glu-tRNA(Gln) amidotransferase subunit GatA — its product is MSGLHTATSLVRAVLARETTPSDLLTETLARAEAAAALNALVSLNPHAGAQAEAVEARVAAGEPLPLAGLPVIVKDNINVTGTRTTCGSRILDRYVSPYTATAAQRLLDAGAVIVGKANMDEFAMGSSTESSASGPTLNPWDTDRVPGGSSGGSAAVVAAGISSVALGSDTGGSVRQPAALCGVYGLKPTYGRVSRYGLVAYASSLDQIGPLAHHAEDLALLMNVIAGHDPRDATSLDAPPKFRAGTPDDLRGLRVGVIRESLDGNTQGVTSTLTSTLDALRSAGATVQEISIPELKYAIAAYYLIAMPEASSNLARFDGMVYGHREPGADVTASMTLTRERGFGREVQRRIMIGTYALSSGYYDAYYSRAMKIRRRLADSFAAAFQSVDVLITPTSPFPAFRRGEKSSDPLAMYAADVDTVAVNLAGLPALSVPMGFETVNGTELPIGIQFIAPALHDELLVRISGGLEGLGVVQARVAPAFA